From Methylobacterium radiodurans, a single genomic window includes:
- a CDS encoding winged helix-turn-helix transcriptional regulator — MVKRVSFMGADCPVARALDVIGDWWSLLIIRDIFDGRRRFSELQLGLGIAKGMLATRLRDLVERGVLTTMPASDGSAYREYVLTEKGSGLFLVIVALRQWGEDHLYRPDERHSALVDAETNRPVDRLSLRSADGRRLEWRDTWIRPRGVA; from the coding sequence GTGGTGAAGCGGGTCAGCTTTATGGGGGCGGATTGTCCGGTCGCCCGAGCGCTCGATGTGATTGGCGACTGGTGGTCGCTGCTTATCATCCGAGACATCTTCGATGGGCGGCGCCGCTTCAGCGAACTTCAGTTGGGTCTCGGGATCGCAAAGGGTATGCTGGCGACGCGACTGCGCGATCTTGTGGAACGTGGCGTCCTGACGACCATGCCTGCGTCGGACGGATCAGCCTACCGAGAGTATGTCCTGACTGAAAAGGGCAGCGGGCTGTTCTTGGTCATCGTCGCGCTGCGCCAATGGGGGGAAGACCACCTTTATCGGCCGGACGAGCGACATTCGGCTCTGGTCGACGCCGAAACGAACCGTCCCGTCGATCGCCTGTCGTTGCGATCAGCAGACGGTCGGCGGCTTGAGTGGCGCGATACGTGGATCCGCCCGAGAGGTGTAGCCTGA